A genomic region of Coleofasciculus sp. FACHB-T130 contains the following coding sequences:
- a CDS encoding discoidin domain-containing protein, with the protein MRIQSVKISAFAFLVAFTLIGCSKSTEDLKKSSPVPSKAQPDREVKVAAKKLNFPGVNVAVKKQVIARAGGITYPGWANANDNVDYKTTTNYPQLGRWGNETNNGKGTFQVVDLGSVYQLNGVGYNIDWDGAFKNSLTFRVEVSTDNKSWQLVSNIVHPYAPTTVFNKLDIDVAIKPTAARYVKYWEPPDGQWNGWGTFHQLRAYSSKSVKR; encoded by the coding sequence GAGAATACAAAGTGTTAAAATATCTGCCTTTGCTTTTCTTGTCGCTTTCACGCTAATTGGTTGTTCTAAATCTACAGAAGACTTAAAAAAATCCTCCCCGGTTCCATCAAAAGCTCAACCCGATCGAGAAGTTAAAGTTGCTGCAAAAAAACTTAACTTTCCAGGGGTTAACGTTGCTGTGAAAAAACAGGTGATTGCAAGAGCTGGAGGAATTACTTACCCAGGTTGGGCCAATGCCAATGATAATGTGGATTACAAAACAACAACAAATTATCCACAGCTAGGTCGATGGGGAAATGAAACGAATAATGGTAAGGGCACGTTTCAAGTTGTGGATTTGGGTTCCGTTTATCAACTTAATGGAGTCGGCTATAACATCGATTGGGATGGCGCGTTTAAGAATTCCTTGACATTTCGAGTCGAAGTATCAACAGATAACAAGTCTTGGCAGTTAGTTTCTAACATTGTTCATCCTTACGCTCCAACAACTGTTTTTAATAAACTTGATATTGATGTTGCAATCAAACCGACTGCTGCGAGATATGTCAAATATTGGGAACCACCGGACGGACAATGGAATGGTTGGGGTACTTTTCATCAACTCAGGGCTTATTCTTCAAAGTCTGTTAAACGGTAA
- a CDS encoding DUF433 domain-containing protein codes for MDWREYIHSDSKILLGKPVVKGTRLSVEFLRGLFSVGWTEQQVLENNPSLTPESLRGVFAFTAECRREESLYIRPPA; via the coding sequence ATGGACTGGCGAGAATACATTCATTCTGACTCCAAGATCCTGCTAGGTAAGCCAGTTGTGAAAGGAACTCGCCTGTCAGTAGAGTTTTTGCGTGGGTTATTTTCCGTAGGATGGACCGAACAACAAGTGCTGGAAAATAACCCTTCACTAACTCCTGAGTCACTAAGAGGTGTGTTCGCTTTTACCGCTGAGTGTAGGCGTGAAGAATCCTTGTATATTAGACCTCCTGCATGA
- a CDS encoding protochlorophyllide reductase — MESHRKPTVVITGASSGVGLYGAKALAKKGWHVVMACRDLEKGKKAAETVEIPQDSYTLMQIDLASLESVRQFVNNFRASGKSLDALVCNAAVYLPLLKEPLRSAEGYELSVATNHLGHFLLCNLMLEDLKKSSYPDRRLVILGTVTANPKELGGKIPIPAPPDLGNLQGFEAGFKEPIAMINGKKFKPGKAYKDSKLCNVLTMRELHRRYHSSTGITFNSFYPGCVADTPLFRNHYPLFRKIFPLFQKNITGGYVSQELAGERVAAIVADPEYKESGMYWSWGNRQKPGRQSFVQEVSDEASDDNKAQKLWDLSAKLVGVA, encoded by the coding sequence ATGGAATCACATCGGAAGCCAACGGTTGTAATCACGGGTGCCTCCTCAGGGGTTGGTTTGTACGGTGCAAAAGCGCTAGCCAAAAAGGGATGGCACGTAGTGATGGCTTGTCGGGATTTGGAGAAGGGGAAAAAAGCTGCCGAAACAGTGGAAATCCCCCAAGACAGCTACACCCTCATGCAAATTGACCTAGCCTCTTTGGAGAGCGTTCGCCAGTTCGTGAATAACTTCAGAGCCAGCGGCAAGTCCTTGGACGCATTGGTGTGCAATGCCGCAGTTTATCTACCTTTATTAAAAGAACCATTACGCAGTGCCGAAGGTTATGAACTGAGCGTGGCGACGAATCACCTGGGTCATTTCCTGCTGTGCAACCTGATGCTGGAGGATCTGAAAAAGTCCTCTTATCCAGATCGCAGACTTGTGATTTTGGGAACTGTGACGGCAAATCCGAAGGAGTTAGGAGGTAAGATTCCGATTCCAGCGCCTCCAGATTTAGGCAATCTCCAAGGCTTTGAAGCTGGTTTTAAAGAACCGATTGCGATGATTAACGGCAAGAAGTTTAAACCAGGCAAAGCTTACAAAGATAGCAAGCTTTGCAATGTTTTAACCATGCGGGAACTGCATCGGCGCTATCACTCTTCAACAGGCATTACCTTTAACTCCTTCTATCCGGGATGCGTTGCAGATACACCTCTGTTCCGCAACCACTATCCTCTGTTTCGGAAAATCTTTCCGCTGTTCCAAAAGAACATCACTGGGGGATACGTGTCTCAGGAGTTGGCAGGGGAAAGGGTTGCAGCGATTGTTGCCGATCCTGAATACAAGGAATCCGGGATGTATTGGAGTTGGGGAAATCGCCAGAAACCCGGTCGTCAGTCTTTTGTGCAAGAGGTTTCTGACGAAGCCAGCGATGATAACAAAGCTCAAAAGCTGTGGGATTTGAGCGCTAAGTTAGTTGGAGTAGCGTAA